The following proteins are co-located in the Peromyscus eremicus chromosome 13, PerEre_H2_v1, whole genome shotgun sequence genome:
- the LOC131923201 gene encoding ERO1-like protein alpha: protein FPNAWRIWSVIYEENCFKPQTIQRPLNPLASGQGKSKENTFYSWLEGLCVEKRAFYRLISGLHASINVHLSARYLLQDTWLEKKWGHNVTEFQQRFDGVLTEGEGLRRLKNLYFLYLIELRALSKMLPFFERPDFQLFTGNKVQDAENKVLLLEILHEIKSFPLHFDENSFFAGDKNEAHKLKEDFRLHFRNISRIMDCVGCFKCRLWGKLQTHGLGTALKILFSEKLRANMPESGPSYEFQLTRQEIVSLFNAFGRISTSVRELENFRHLLQNVH from the coding sequence tttccgAATGCTTGGAGGATATGGAGTGTCATCTATGAAGAAAACTGTTTTAAGCCACAGACAATTCAACGGCCTTTAAATCCTTTGGCTTCTGGTCAAGGAAAAAGTAAAGAGAACACTTTTTACAGCTGGCTAGAAGGCCTCTGTGTAGAAAAGAGAGCATTCTACAGGCTTATATCTGGTCTACATGCAAGCATTAATGTGCATTTGAGTGCAAGGTATCTTTTACAAGATACTTGGCTGGAAAAGAAATGGGGCCACAATGTCACAGAGTTTCAGCAGCGTTTTGATGGGGTTTTGACTGAAGGAGAAGGTCTGAGAAGGCTGAAGAACTTGTACTTTCTGTACTTGATAGAGTTAAGGGCTCTGTCTAAAATGCTCCCATTTTTTGAGCGCCCAGATTTTCAGCTCTTCACTGGAAATAAAGTTCAGGATGCAGAAAACAAAGTGTTACTTCTGGAGATCCTTCATGAAATCAAGTCATTTCCTTTGCATTTTGATGAGAATTCTTTCTTTGCTGGGGATAAAAATGAAGCACATAAACTGAAGGAGGACTTCCGActacattttagaaatatttccaGAATCATGGATTGCGTTGGTTGTTTTAAGTGTCGACTGTGGGGAAAGCTCCAGACTCATGGTTTGGGCACTGCTCTGAAGATcctgttttctgagaaactgagagCAAATATGCCAGAGAGTGGACCAAGTTATGAATTCCAGCTAACCCGACAAGAGATAGTATCCTTGTTTAATGCATTTGGAAGGATTTCCACAAGTGTGAGAGAATTGGAGAACTTCAGGCACTTGTTACAGAATGTTCACTGA